Proteins from one Candidatus Woesearchaeota archaeon genomic window:
- a CDS encoding ABC transporter permease, giving the protein MTKTFDYAWKEISKRKKKYMLNVILIALVVVMLITLNSLGTAYKEASRLPFEKMQSSIIIQKNGNVPENTTGAVTSCSLAPIRNNLIDEIETIEGIKDISYGLSLWVFDNDNFKRVLGVNWDDSLGTKLKAGIVEGEIPQSDDEVLIEKTYAEQYNLKIEQKLEISEQEFRVSGIVKGYGKDIIASDFFMNLESAQGIAFDSKNLQETEEFNQDDINIIFVDTEQTKINAVAGKLKNLLNQESLNGGKTPTGKTIGSYNIYTPESFENQISSLFVLSDKLILFISIITIIGSVLIIMKSMSHAIIQRKKEFGIMKSIGFTKKDIQKEIGMETILQVFAGYILGIIVSFITILLLARTKISISIPWELNPYPHFLASNPNLVDTVQTYLLPIQFQPAYAILSFVVVIIIGILTAIITTNQINKLKAMEVLKNE; this is encoded by the coding sequence ATGACAAAGACATTTGACTATGCTTGGAAAGAGATTTCAAAGAGGAAGAAAAAGTATATGCTTAATGTGATACTTATAGCATTGGTTGTAGTAATGTTAATTACATTAAACTCACTTGGAACTGCGTATAAGGAAGCCTCAAGATTGCCGTTTGAAAAGATGCAAAGTAGTATCATCATTCAAAAGAATGGAAATGTTCCAGAGAATACCACTGGTGCAGTTACATCTTGTTCACTAGCACCAATAAGGAACAATCTCATTGATGAAATAGAAACAATTGAAGGTATTAAGGATATCTCTTATGGCCTTTCTTTATGGGTATTTGATAATGATAATTTTAAAAGAGTTTTAGGAGTAAATTGGGATGATTCTCTTGGGACAAAGCTCAAAGCCGGCATTGTTGAGGGGGAAATTCCTCAATCTGATGATGAGGTGCTGATTGAAAAAACTTATGCAGAGCAATATAATCTTAAAATTGAGCAGAAATTAGAGATATCAGAACAAGAATTTAGAGTTTCTGGAATTGTCAAAGGTTATGGGAAAGATATTATTGCTTCTGATTTTTTCATGAATCTGGAGTCTGCTCAAGGAATTGCATTTGATTCTAAGAATTTACAGGAAACAGAAGAATTTAACCAAGATGATATAAATATTATTTTTGTGGATACAGAACAAACTAAAATCAATGCTGTTGCTGGAAAGCTGAAAAATCTTCTGAATCAAGAATCCCTGAATGGTGGAAAGACTCCAACAGGTAAGACAATTGGAAGCTACAACATCTATACGCCGGAATCATTTGAAAACCAAATATCCTCTCTTTTTGTTTTGTCAGATAAACTGATATTATTTATTTCTATTATCACGATAATTGGCTCTGTTCTGATAATCATGAAAAGTATGAGTCACGCAATAATCCAGAGAAAAAAAGAATTTGGAATAATGAAGAGTATTGGCTTCACTAAGAAAGATATACAAAAAGAAATCGGGATGGAAACAATATTACAGGTTTTTGCAGGTTATATTTTAGGCATCATAGTTTCTTTCATAACTATATTGTTATTAGCAAGAACAAAAATCTCAATAAGCATACCATGGGAGCTTAATCCATATCCTCATTTTTTAGCTTCTAACCCAAATCTTGTGGATACTGTGCAGACCTATCTATTACCTATACAATTCCAACCCGCATATGCCATACTATCATTTGTTGTTGTAATAATTATAGGAATATTAACAGCAATTATCACAACCAACCAAATAAACAAATTAAAAGCGATGGAGGTGCTAAAAAATGAATGA
- a CDS encoding ABC transporter ATP-binding protein, with amino-acid sequence MNELITIKNLSKTFNKVEAVKDVSFKIKKGEFLGIQGHSGSGKSTLLGLLAGLEKANSGKITYNGSDLTNMNEDELALFRRENVGVVFQSFNLIPTLNIIENIALPLFPLNISKNEMIERARKIAKDVGLSHRLTHYANELSGGEQQRVAIARALINNPKVLFADEPTGNLDSKTGKKIIELLKELNREKELTVVMVTHDNEIAKNSDRIIEMKDGGVIR; translated from the coding sequence ATGAATGAATTGATCACAATCAAAAATCTATCAAAAACATTCAATAAGGTTGAGGCAGTTAAAGATGTTTCATTCAAAATAAAGAAAGGAGAATTTTTAGGCATTCAGGGGCATTCAGGATCAGGAAAGAGTACTTTGCTTGGACTTTTGGCAGGACTTGAAAAAGCTAATAGTGGAAAAATAACATATAATGGAAGCGATTTAACTAATATGAATGAGGATGAGCTTGCTTTATTCAGAAGGGAAAATGTAGGCGTAGTTTTCCAGTCATTCAATCTTATACCAACATTAAACATTATAGAAAATATTGCTCTTCCATTGTTTCCTTTAAACATCAGCAAGAATGAAATGATTGAGCGAGCGAGAAAAATTGCTAAAGATGTTGGATTATCGCACAGATTAACCCATTATGCAAATGAGCTGTCTGGCGGAGAGCAACAAAGAGTAGCAATAGCAAGGGCATTGATAAACAATCCGAAAGTTCTTTTTGCAGATGAGCCAACCGGCAATCTTGATTCAAAAACAGGAAAAAAAATCATAGAACTTTTAAAAGAGCTAAACAGAGAAAAAGAGCTTACTGTCGTAATGGTCACGCATGACAACGAGATAGCTAAAAACTCAGACAGAATCATTGAAATGAAAGATGGGGGTGTTATAAGATGA
- a CDS encoding LPXTG cell wall anchor domain-containing protein: MSKFFTILILSLFLLVSAVSASSDVDVVVLGVISHGPMQPTVNAIKEVTSKYPDVNVRWLDLESNEGEKYAQEHGLTAHMNVLIDDEYQYSINGKDVTFQWFEGQQWTKEDLDNVISSKLNNSPEISVSDNPKSGNNMNVLIVWAGIFAVVGIIAWFLIKKFRKG; this comes from the coding sequence ATGAGCAAATTTTTTACTATACTAATCTTGAGCCTCTTTTTACTGGTTTCAGCAGTATCTGCCTCTTCAGACGTTGATGTTGTTGTATTGGGCGTGATAAGCCATGGACCTATGCAACCAACTGTTAATGCCATAAAAGAGGTAACTTCAAAATATCCTGATGTGAATGTCAGGTGGCTTGACCTTGAAAGCAATGAAGGAGAGAAATATGCCCAAGAGCATGGATTAACAGCGCATATGAATGTCCTGATAGATGATGAATATCAATATAGTATAAATGGAAAAGATGTTACTTTTCAATGGTTTGAGGGGCAACAATGGACAAAAGAAGATTTAGATAATGTAATCTCAAGCAAATTAAACAATAGTCCCGAGATTTCCGTTTCAGACAACCCAAAAAGTGGCAATAACATGAATGTGTTGATTGTTTGGGCAGGAATTTTTGCGGTTGTTGGGATAATTGCTTGGTTTTTGATTAAAAAATTCAGAAAGGGATAA